ACTACTTGGCTTCCTTCTTATGGACCAGAGATGAGAGGTGGAACTGCAAATTGTACAATTGTTGTTTCTGATGAGTATATTGCATCTCCAGTTATAGATAAACCTGGTGAAGTAGTAGCTTTTAATATACCATCTATGACAAAGTTTGAAAAACAAATGGCTGAAAATGGAGTTATGATAATAAATTCTTCTGTTATAGATAGAGAATTGACCAGAAAAGATATAAAATTGATAAAAGTACCAGCAAATGAAATTGCTGAAAATCTCGGTAATATAAAAATTCAGAATATGGTTATGTTGGGTGCATATATAGGAGCAACAAAAGCTGTTTCTATAGAAGCAATTAAAAAAGCACTTGAAAAGAAACTTACTGGTAAAAAAGCAGCACTCATAGATCTAAATCTAAGGGCAATAGAAGAAGGTATGAGCGCTGCTACAAAATAAAAAAGTATTAATAAAAAAGATGTGCATGATATGCACATCTTTTTTTATGGCGGAGAGAGTGGGATTTGAACCCACGAATGGGGTTGCCATTACACGCGTTCCAGGCGTGCGCCTTCGGCCGCTCGGCCATCTCTCCATAACCAGAAAATATTATAACATAAAAAGCTTTATTAGTCAATTTTTGACTGTATATTTGATGAGATTTTTTGTTAAAAAGGTAAAAAAAGGTGGGTATGCTTAGATCAATTAGGCATACCCATATAAGATCCCCAAATTCCCCCTGTTTCATTTTTTATATACATTTCCTTAAAGATTTTAACATTTTTTGTTATTTTTGTCAACTGTTTTTGAACATTATGTTTATTTTTAGTAAGTTTTAAAAGTTTGACGGCTTATTTTAGCATATAAAAAAGAAAAATGTGTTTATTTTGTAATAAACACATTCAATTACCAGAGAATACTAAAAAGTTAAGTTAAAGCCTAACATGAAATTGGGTTGAAAACCTTTTTTATTTAAATCTTGTAGAGATTCTTTTATTCCAATTTGAATTAAAAAATCTTTATTTATATAAAATCCAGTTCCAATTGTAAATATATATTTTTCAAAATTTGAAAAATATTTTATCGGTGTTTCTACTGCAAATCTCAATTCTAAATTGTTTATTTTTTCTTTTAGAACATTCAATCCAAGATGAATTTCATTAAGATTAAACTCTTTATAAGGTGTGAATACAATTTTTTCTATATCTTTTTCTATATAGTTATCCAATGCTATTGGAACATTTGCGAACATGAATAAAAAATCAACTCTTGTAAAATTATCGAAATAAAATCTTTCAGAATTTTCAAAATTATTACTTGAAAATTCTAAAGTTAATCCTATACTTTTTGAGAATGTCAGTAAAGATAAAAGAATAATAAATAAAATAAGAGTTTTTTTCATATTTTTCCTCCTCAAATTTTTCCGTCTTTATAAGTTTTGTTAAAAGCTTCTAAAGCCAGTTCATTTGCTTTTTCAATAGTTCTTTTTGTCATTATATAATATATAAATACATTTTCATAGGCACTTATTGCTTCATCAAAAAATAAATTGTTTTCATGATCTTTTATCTTTATTTCTAAGCCATTTTGAATTATTTTATCTTCATAAAATGATATATAATAATCACAAGTTATATTTTGAAGGTTTTTTCTATCTAAATTTCTTATAAAGAGATAATTGGTTGTAAATGAAGCATTTTCATAATCATAAAATTCATCTATATCTGTGAAAATTTTTCTTCCTTTTATATAATTAAAGTCTATTATTTTTGAGTTCCATTCTTCATATTTTATAAATATATGATTTATATTACATAAGGCTTCTTCAAGAAGTATAGGGTTTATTTCTTCATGAACTTTATTGATCTCAAAAAATTTTCTTTTTTCATCGATTATTCTTATTATATGATTATTTCCATTTTTATTTACACCCCAAGTCAGAGGTATTCCATTTTTATCAAAAGTTTTTAAAATCATGTTTAAATATACATCATCTCCTAAAAAAGTGAAAACTGTTGGAGTTAATTTATATTTTTTTAAATAAAAAGCAATTCTACCACCACTATCTCCAATTATTGTTTTTATTTTGGGGTTTTTTTTATTAAATATTAAATTTTCTATTGCAACACCACCAATAATAGCAATATCAGGTTGTGTTCTATTTGTAAAAATTGATAATGCTTGTTCTCGATATTCATACTCAATTCTCACTTTCAAGACTCCCATAAATATGTTTGCTTATATCTTTGATTTTTTCTATATTTATATTTATAGAATTTTTATTTTCTTTGACTATTTCTTCATACAATTCTCCTCTGTATATTTTGAATTCAGGTGGACCATCAAAACCAATTTTTATATTGCCTGGACCATCTTCCACTATTTTTATTTTTAATAGTTCTTTTCCAACTTTTATGATCAAAGTTTCACCTTTTTTTCTGGAAAGTATAAGCATGTTATTTCACATCCTTATTTGAATTGGATAAGTCCTTACTTCTTTTTATTTCAGTATTTAGATTATGTTTTATATTATAATCTGATTTTTCTATTAATACTTGAGCCCCTTTTTTTGTTTTATTGGAGATTAAAATTGGTGCAGCTAAGTTTATTGTTATATCTCCATTTTGTGGAATTGTTAAAATTGATAATAATACTAAATCTTCTTTATCTTCTATGTTTAAGTATTCTATGATATCTTCTGGAATATAAATATCATAATCAATTCTCACCATATTTGGTGGTAATACTGGTAAAGCAACATTTTCATCTTCTAAAGAAGCTAACCACATTATAGGTTTAGTTTCTTCTGGATTTAGGAGAGTAAATTTGTTAAGATTTTCGAATCCAGGAAGACCGTATTCAAAATTTATAATTCTATTAGTATCTATAGAAATTTTTCCGAGTTTTGTATTAAATTCCATAAAGTTCCCTCCTTGATTTTTATAAATTTAAAGGGAGGATTTTTCTCCTCCCTTTATTATACTTTAAATTACTATATAAAATCAATAAGACTTTTTGGTAGTATATTTGCAGCAGTTTTTAAGGCATTGTTTAAAATAACCTGCTGCATAGATAAATTCATTTGTGTTTCGGCAAGGTCGGCATCAGCCTCTTTTGAGAGAAATTCAGTATTAAAATATTTGAATTCTTCTATTCTTTTGGCTGAAAGATCTAAAAGTCTATCAACTGCACCAATTGAAGATAGATTTCCTAAAGCGGCATGTTGAATTTCTTCTATTGCTCCGAGTTCATTTTGTATGG
The sequence above is a segment of the Oceanotoga teriensis genome. Coding sequences within it:
- a CDS encoding 2-oxoacid:acceptor oxidoreductase family protein codes for the protein MSYHGVIAAGFGGQGVMLFGQILSYSAMMDSKYTTWLPSYGPEMRGGTANCTIVVSDEYIASPVIDKPGEVVAFNIPSMTKFEKQMAENGVMIINSSVIDRELTRKDIKLIKVPANEIAENLGNIKIQNMVMLGAYIGATKAVSIEAIKKALEKKLTGKKAALIDLNLRAIEEGMSAATK
- a CDS encoding carbon storage regulator, with translation MLILSRKKGETLIIKVGKELLKIKIVEDGPGNIKIGFDGPPEFKIYRGELYEEIVKENKNSININIEKIKDISKHIYGSLESEN
- the fliW gene encoding flagellar assembly protein FliW; translation: MEFNTKLGKISIDTNRIINFEYGLPGFENLNKFTLLNPEETKPIMWLASLEDENVALPVLPPNMVRIDYDIYIPEDIIEYLNIEDKEDLVLLSILTIPQNGDITINLAAPILISNKTKKGAQVLIEKSDYNIKHNLNTEIKRSKDLSNSNKDVK